One window of Zalophus californianus isolate mZalCal1 chromosome 3, mZalCal1.pri.v2, whole genome shotgun sequence genomic DNA carries:
- the LOC113920589 gene encoding serine protease 40 isoform X3 encodes MASAQAKGSGPGWQGACVLATALLWLRPLLLRAEPNGTTADVCGKPAVSGKIFGGQNAPDQRWPWQASLLYLGKHICGAALIDAYWVISAAHCFQKSHEPSDYRILLGYHQLQHPTEHSRQMTVYQLIVHSEFNKRYFMGSDIALLQLHLSVNFTSHILPACLPGPTTKLPIHSSCWITGWGMITEDDFLASPLQLQEGEVGIVDSEICKIYFQSPDSSSSEYSIHEDMFCAGDLMTGKSICRTSLLLLISLRTL; translated from the exons ATGGCAAGCGCCCAGGCCAAGGGCTCAGGCCCAGGCTGGCAGGGGGCCTGCGTGCTAGCCACAGCCCTGCTCTGGCTGCGTCCGCTGCTGCTGCGCGCTGAGCCCAACGGAACCACCGCAGATG TGTGTGGGAAGCCAGCAGTAAGTGGGAAGATCTTTGGTGGCCAGAACGCACCTGACCAACGGTGGCCATGGCAGGCCAGCCTGCTCTACCTTGGCAAGCACATCTGCGGAGCTGCCCTCATAGATGCCTACTGGGTGATCTCAGCTGCCCACTGCTTCCAAAA GTCCCATGAACCATCTGACTACCGGATCCTGCTCGGGTACCATCAGCTCCAACATCCCACTGAGCATAGCCGACAGATGACAGTGTATCAACTCATTGTTCACAGTGAATTTAACAAGCGCTACTTCATGGGAAGCGACATCGCCCTGTTGCAACTGCATCTGTCTGTGAACTTTACTTCCCACATTCTCCCCGCCTGCCTCCCAGGGCCGACCACGAAGCTGCCCATTCACAGCAGCTGCTGGATCACTGGCTGGGGGATGATCACCGAGGATG aTTTCCTGGCCTCACCATTGCAGCTGCAGGAAGGAGAGGTTGGCATTGTTGACAGTGAGATCTGTAAAATCTATTTCCAATCACCAGACTCCAGCAGCAGTGAATATTCTATACACGAGGATATGTTTTGTGCCGGGGACCTCATGACAGGAAAGTCCATCTGCCGA
- the GPR148 gene encoding LOW QUALITY PROTEIN: probable G-protein coupled receptor 148 (The sequence of the model RefSeq protein was modified relative to this genomic sequence to represent the inferred CDS: inserted 3 bases in 2 codons; deleted 1 base in 1 codon; substituted 1 base at 1 genomic stop codon) encodes MGDQLTPCCLDTTAWPASDQLISEPPCMPQLASNTXLSLGDLSVPVTMLCWLFLPSSLLAIATLAQSPMLLVTILQSQRLQQEPHYLLLANILLSDLAYLVFHMLISSSNLGSWALTAFIACGALTVTIFIAYTSTILSFMATALHTYLAVAYPLHYFSFMSYEAAQKVVALIWLVACFFPTCLIWLSKCQDARLEQGASCILXLSLGTEQGHGPLVTVTHICILCILFLCIAFITYCLWRIYAETRTSGICVQGYSRARGTLLIHTVLIMLYVSLVVVFSLDIMLTKYHHIDARTHVWLMAVNSEXLMMLPHAMLPYLYTLRFQRLLGMVWGHFSSRRHSDIFTIS; translated from the exons ATGGGGGATCAGTTGACACCCTGTTGCCTGGACACAACAGCCTGGCCAGCCTCCGACCAGCTCATCAGTGAGCCCCCCTGCATGCCTCAGTTAGCCAGCAACA TCCTAAGCCTCGGAGACCTGAGCGTGCCTGTCACCATGCTGTGCTGGTTGTTCCTCCCCTCAAGCCTGCTGGCCATAGCCACACTGGCTCAGAGCCCCATGCTGCTGGTAACCATCCTGCAGAGCCAGAGACTTCAGCAAGAGCCCCACTACCTGCTGCTGGCTAACATCCTGCTCTCAGATCTGGCCTACCTTGTCTTCCACATGCTCATCTCCTCCAGCAACCTGGGCAGCTGGGCCCTG ACTGCATTCATTGCTTGTGGTGCTCTCACAGTTACCATCTTCATTGCCTATACCAGCACCATCTTGTCCTTCATGGCCACCGCACTGCACACCTACCTGGCAGTTGCTTATCCTCTGCACTACTTCTCCTTCATGTCCTATGAAGCTGCCCAGAAAGTGGTGGCCCTCATCTGGCTGGTGGCCTGCTTCTTCCCCACATGTCTCATTTGGCTTAGCAAGTGCCAGGATGCTAGGTTAGAGCAAGGGGCCTCATGCATCCTGTAGCTGAGTCTGGGCACTGAGCAAGGCCATGGCCCCCTGGTCACTGTCACCCACATCTGCATTTTATGCATTCTCTTTCTATGCATAGCTTTCATCACCTATTGCTTATGGAGGATCTATGCAGAGACTAGGACTTCAGGCATCTGTGTGCAGGGCTATTCCCGGGCCAGGGGTACCCTGCTTATCCACACAGTGCTAATCATGCTGTATGTTAGCCTAGTTGTGGTGTTTTCCCTGGACATCATGCTAACCAAGTACCACCACATTGATGCCAGGACTCATGTGTGGCTTATGGCAGTCAACAGTGA GCTCATGATGCTTCCTCATGCCATGCTCCCATACCTGTACACACTCCGTTTCCAGCGGTTGCTGGGGATGGTCTGGGGCCACTTCTcatccaggaggcacagtgaCATCTTCACTATTTCTTAG